A part of Halictus rubicundus isolate RS-2024b unplaced genomic scaffold, iyHalRubi1_principal scaffold0019, whole genome shotgun sequence genomic DNA contains:
- the LOC143363085 gene encoding uncharacterized protein LOC143363085, whose amino-acid sequence MAGGFPLQKWATNAADLQVSLEPNRDESPRPTPDPEAQGESKMGTDSTHATLGLQWSPRSDCFQFVIADDHAQPVTKRGVVSRAAQLFDPLGWLTPVVVRAKITIQTTWLLALGWDDPLPTALANDWESFCAELKQLEEVRVPRRLLHDTNPTRREFHGFADASERAYGAVVYLREQNAEGQWTVNLVAAKSRVAPLHQVSLPRLELCAAHLLARLIQHTVATLQLANTAVHLWSDSTVTLGWIQAHPTKWNTYVANRVADIQRRVPEAQWHHVAGVDNPADCASRGMSPAQLLSWSLWWEGPEFLRREDELPLATTTEHEQLPEARRAVVAVTTRGSNNKGDNDILERFSSYNRLLRVTAWCRRWLSRSKGTSAGQSANASTSQEGLPPALSVAEILEAEEGWIRQV is encoded by the coding sequence ATGGCGGGCGGCTTCCCGTTGCAGAAGTGGGCAACCAACGCGGCCGACCTGCAGGTTTCCCTGGAACCAAACCGGGACGAGTCCCCCCGGCCAACACCAGATCCGGAGGCCCAGGGAGAATCAAAAATGGGGACGGATTCCACGCACGCCACACTCGGTCTCCAATGGTCACCACGCTCTGATTGCTTCCAGTTTGTAATTGCAGACGACCATGCTCAACCAGTCACCAAGCGAGGAGTGGTGTCCAGAGCAGCCCAGCTGTTTGATCCGTTAGGATGGCTCACCCCTGTCGTGGTCCGAGCCAAAATAACCATCCAAACGACGTGGTTGTTGGCACTTGGTTGGGACGACCCGCTGCCGACTGCACTGGCGAACGACTGGGAGAGCTTCTGCGCCGAACTGAAGCAGCTCGAAGAGGTGAGGGTACCACGGCGACTGCTGCATGACACCAATCCAACAAGGAGGGAATTCCACGGTTTTGCCGACGCCTCAGAACGCGCATACGGAGCAGTCGTCTACCTGCGAGAACAAAATGCAGAGGGTCAATGGACTGTCAATCTAGTGGCGGCCAAGAGCAGGGTGGCACCACTGCACCAGGTGTCACTACCACGGCTCGAGCTCTGCGCAGCGCACCTGCTCGCTCGCCTGATCCAACACACGGTTGCCACACTGCAGCTCGCGAACACCGCCGTACACCTGTGGTCTGACTCCACGGTAACACTAGGATGGATCCAAGCCCATCCCACAAAGTGGAACACCTACGTGGCTAACCGAGTTGCAGATATCCAGCGCAGGGTTCCAGAAGCGCAGTGGCACCACGTGGCTGGTGTTGACAACCCAGCGGACTGCGCCTCACGGGGAATGTCACCGGCACAACTCCTCAGTTGGAGCCTGTGGTGGGAAGGGCCGGAGTTCCTGCGACGAGAGGACGAACTCCCACTGGCAACAACCACGGAACACGAGCAGCTTCCAGAGGCAAGGAGAGCAGTTGTCGCAGTCACCACCAGAGGAAGCAACAACAAGGGAGACAACGACATCCTGGAGCGGTTCTCCTCGTACAACAGGCTGCTCCGTGTCACAGCATGGTGTCGGCGATGGCTCAGCAGATCAAAAGGCACCTCAGCCGGGCAGTCTGCCAACGCCAGCACAAGCCAGGAAGGGCTACCACCAGCCCTCAGCGTGGCTGAGATCCTGGAAGCAGAAGAAGGTTGGATCCGCCAAGTTTAG
- the LOC143363086 gene encoding uncharacterized protein LOC143363086, producing MRVGGRLNKAPIHPDEAHPLILSPDSLFTQLLIQSAHRKTLHGGVQATLGTIRQRYWVPRGRSIVKSAIHRCVTCTRWRAAPARQLMGELPQHRVTPARPFHATGVDYAGPIWMRTAPGRGHKAYKGFLAVFVCMVTKAVHLEAVSNYSSEAFLAAFRRFISRRGICAHLHSDCGTNLQGADGELRRLFTASSRENRRIRDQMSDLRTQWHFNPPAAPHFGGLWEAAVKSTKHHLRRTIGDARLTFEEMSTLLTQVEACLNSRPLTALSDDPADLTALTPGHFLIGTALNALPEPSLLDTRDHRLSRWQLLSKIRDEFWARWQREYLQELTARPKWRETKENVVPGCLCLISGENTAPTQWPLARVSETYPGADGKVRVAKLITANTELVRPVAKLVVLPIDAQ from the coding sequence ATGAGAGTCGGAGGCAGATTGAACAAGGCACCCATACACCCTGACGAGGCGCATCCACTCATTCTTTCCCCAGACTCTCTGTTCACTCAACTTTTAATTCAATCTGCTCACAGGAAAACACTGCATGGCGGCGTACAGGCAACCTTGGGCACCATCCGGCAGCGATACTGGGTACCGAGGGGACGCTCCATCGTCAAGTCCGCCATACATAGATGTGTCACGTGCACTCGGTGGCGGGCCGCTCCAGCACGTCAGTTGATGGGAGAGCTTCCACAACATCGAGTCACACCGGCTCGACCCTTCCATGCCACAGGGGTTGACTACGCCGGGCCGATCTGGATGCGAACTGCGCCGGGCCGGGGTCACAAGGCGTATAAGGGCTTCCTGGCGGTCTTTGTCTGCATGGTCACCAAGGCCGTGCACTTAGAGGCCGTATCCAATTACTCCTCTGAGGCTTTTTTGGCCGCTTTCCGAAGGTTCATCTCACGACGTGGCATCTGTGCACACCTGCACAGCGACTGCGGGACCAATCTCCAGGGAGCCGACGGGGAATTACGCCGTCTTTTCACTGCCAGCAGCCGAGAGAACCGGAGGATCAGAGACCAGATGAGTGACCTGAGGACACAATGGCATTTCAATCCACCAGCTGCACCGCACTTTGGAGGCCTGTGGGAAGCCGCGGTGAAATCAACCAAGCATCACCTCCGGCGGACCATAGGAGATGCTCGGCTCACCTTCGAAGAGATGAGCACGCTACTCACCCAGGTGGAGGCCTGCCTCAACTCAAGGCCACTGACTGCACTTTCCGATGATCCCGCGGATCTGACCGCACTGACGCCGGGGCATTTCCTCATAGGCACGGCGTTGAATGCACTCCCGGAGCCATCGCTGCTGGATACGAGGGACCACCGACTCTCCCGGTGGCAGCTACTGTCAAAAATCCGAGATGAATTCTGGGCGAGATGGCAGCGAGAATATCTCCAAGAACTCACCGCACGACCAAAATGGCGAGAAACGAAGGAGAACGTCGTGCCGGGCTGCCTCTGCCTGATCTCAGGGGAAAACACAGCACCCACGCAATGGCCACTCGCGCGCGTGTCGGAAACGTACCCCGGAGCCGACGGGAAGGTTCGGGTCGCGAAATTAATCACCGCGAATACCGAATTAGTGAGACCAGTCGCGAAACTAGTTGTTCTCCCGATAGACGCGCAGTAA